One stretch of uncultured Fretibacterium sp. DNA includes these proteins:
- a CDS encoding amino acid ABC transporter ATP-binding protein yields MAAPQPEGMMIEEHAAEERSLDCGEPLLEVHGLCKEFGGVPVLDGIDATVAKGERLAVIGPSGSGKSTFLRCLNRMEEPSAGTILFRGESVTAPNCDIDRVRRRMGMVFQHFNLFPHLTVRRNITLSPVSLGLAGVKEADALAEKLLRRVGLEDKIDEWPERLSGGQKQRVAIARALAMDPEVLLFDEPTSALDPEMIGEVLEVMKELAGDGMTMLLVTHEMGFAREFADRVFFMDQGRIAEEGPPDEVFDRPRKPRTAEFLSKVLRR; encoded by the coding sequence GTGGCTGCACCGCAGCCGGAGGGCATGATGATTGAAGAACATGCGGCTGAGGAGCGTTCGCTCGATTGCGGCGAGCCCTTGCTTGAGGTTCACGGCCTGTGCAAGGAGTTCGGGGGCGTCCCCGTACTGGACGGCATCGACGCCACGGTGGCGAAGGGGGAACGACTGGCGGTCATCGGTCCTTCGGGCTCCGGGAAGAGCACCTTCCTGCGCTGCCTGAATCGGATGGAGGAGCCGAGCGCCGGAACGATCCTCTTCCGGGGGGAGTCCGTCACGGCCCCGAACTGCGACATCGATCGGGTCCGCCGACGTATGGGCATGGTCTTCCAGCACTTCAACCTCTTCCCGCATCTGACCGTGCGCCGCAACATAACCCTGTCGCCGGTCTCGCTGGGACTGGCCGGCGTGAAGGAGGCCGACGCCCTTGCTGAGAAGCTCCTGCGGCGCGTCGGCCTGGAGGACAAGATCGACGAGTGGCCCGAACGCCTTTCGGGGGGCCAGAAGCAGCGTGTCGCGATTGCCCGGGCCCTTGCGATGGACCCGGAGGTTCTGCTCTTCGACGAGCCGACCTCCGCGCTCGACCCCGAGATGATCGGAGAGGTGCTTGAGGTCATGAAGGAGTTGGCCGGGGATGGCATGACGATGCTGCTGGTCACGCACGAGATGGGGTTTGCGCGTGAGTTCGCCGACCGTGTGTTCTTTATGGACCAAGGGCGCATCGCGGAGGAGGGGCCGCCCGACGAGGTCTTCGACCGACCGCGCAAGCCGCGGACGGCGGAGTTTCTGTCGAAGGTACTGCGAAGGTAA
- a CDS encoding pyridoxamine 5'-phosphate oxidase family protein, which yields MIDLEKILRENPNGVLATRNGDGVATRIFQFLFMGDGNKVYFCTESDKPVYRQLTANPKVSFCTSAKDWNPVLSLDGRAVFVDDMALKQRALEEYPLIRDIFKTADNPLFKLFYLEVQEIHTFSFAEGAKLSNP from the coding sequence ATGATCGACTTGGAGAAAATTCTGAGGGAGAACCCCAATGGGGTCCTGGCCACGCGAAATGGCGACGGAGTTGCGACGCGAATTTTCCAGTTTCTTTTCATGGGGGACGGAAATAAGGTCTATTTTTGCACGGAGAGCGACAAACCCGTCTACCGGCAGCTGACCGCCAACCCAAAAGTATCCTTCTGTACCTCGGCGAAGGATTGGAATCCGGTGCTCTCCCTAGATGGCAGGGCCGTCTTCGTCGATGACATGGCGCTGAAACAGCGCGCCCTGGAGGAGTACCCCCTGATTCGGGATATCTTCAAGACCGCGGACAACCCCCTCTTCAAGTTATTCTACCTGGAGGTCCAGGAGATCCACACCTTCTCCTTCGCCGAAGGGGCAAAGCTCTCCAACCCGTAA